The sequence CGAGTGATCGATGGAGGGCGGCGTGGCCGAGGTGAAGTAGCTGTAGCTACCAAGCCCCCAGGCTTCGTGCGTGTCGACCGAGTCGGCCACCTTGTAGGCGGCGTAGCCCTTGGTCGTGCCGTTCATCCAAGAGGCTTGATCCGGGACGTCGTAGGGGATCTCGTTCTGGAAGAAGTAGGTCCGCCCGCCGTTGCCGTTCCACAGCACGTTGAACTTCTGGAAGTGCTCGACGAAGAGGCCGTACAGCGTCACATCGTTGCCGTTGACGATCACACCGTTATCCGAGGTGTTGATGTCCCAGGCCACGTGGTCGCCGTGGTCCGCACGCCAGATCCAGAAGTGGTCGCCGATCACGTTGTTGCTGTTGATCGTGACACCCGAGGCGGCCTTGCCGACCGTGCCCGTGCCACCGACGCGAACGAAGATGTCGAAGAGGGCCGTCGGATTGGTCGCGTGGTTCGCCGACGAACCGGAGGGGCCGACTTCAAGCAGCGTCGGGGAGCTCTCCGCACCCGCATCGAACAGCAGGCCCGCGACGCTTACACCGTCGACGTCTGCCACCGACAGCGCCGTCACGCCGCCGCGCGGAACGACCGTGGCGAGCCCGATGCCCAGCACCACCGTGTCGGCGCGCGTCACGCGGATCGTGTCGTCGAGGTAGTACACCCCCGGCGTGAAGAGCAGGTTCTTTCCACGCCCGAGTGCGGCGTTGATGTTGGCCGCGGTCGCATTGTCGGCGCGCACGATGTAGAAGCTGCTGATCGGCAGCGAAGTACCTGCCGGGTTGCCCGAAGCCCAGGAGGTGCCCGTCGAATTCTGCCGCAGCGCGGGCACGAAGACGTTGTACTTGCCGGCGTCATTGACATAGAGGAAGGGCTTCTCGCGCACCACCGGGGTCTGCGCGACGTTGGTGGCGGCAGGATCCGGGAAGGTGTTGGCCGGTGCCCCCGTGGTGCCCACGAAGACCATGTTCCAGAGGACCTGCTTGAAGTCGCCGATCTCGGAGTTGCGCGTGAACCATTGTTGCTGGGTCTGCGCATTCACCACGCCGACCTTCGAGTCGGCGATGTAGCCGCCGCTCGCCCAACCCCAACGGGGCGAGAGCCACATATCGCCATTCACATGCATGCGGCGGAAAGGAACGGCCTGTGCGGCGCCCCAGTTCAGGTCGCCCACGCTGTCCGTCTGCCCGTCCGGCTGCAGGACGGCGGGCGGGCTGACTTGCAGGTTCTCGGCCGAACGCCAGAAGTTCTGCGTGGCATTGGCCTTGTAGCCGCCCCAACCGGGCTGCTCAAGCCATGAGGCCTCGATACGCGCCTGACTGATGGTGGTCTGGTCGGGCAGCAGGCCCAGGCCCGCGACATGCGTGTAGAAGCCGATGTTGGCGTCCACGTTGTAGGTACCCGGCTTGAACAGGAAGGCATAGCGCTGCAGACCGAACTGGTTGGTCTCCTGTTGGGCGAAGATCGTGTCCAGCTTGGCCTGGATGGTCACGACCGACGAGCTGGAGTCGTAGACGAACACGTTCGGACCGAAGTTGGGCGGATCGTTCGGATCATCGACGACGACATCGCCGCCACCCTTGTTGTCGGTGCCGCCGGTAGTGGTACCGCCCGGGGTCGTGCCACCGGTGCTCGCACTGCCGCTGGTGCTGTCGGAGCCACCTCCGCCGCAACCATAAAGGCCGGCGAGTACCGACGCGGTGCACGCCAGCCAGAGCAGTTTCCTGCGTGTTGTTGGAACCATGGTCTTCCTCCTCTGATTTGCCTTCTCCCGCCGACGGCGCAAGCGCCTTGTCGGTCGAGGGGCGTTCGTTCTTATGTGCAGCGTGGCTTTCGTTCGGCCACGCATGGGCGAAACAGTCAGCCACCTCCTTCCGGTTTTCAGGACGAGCGAAGCCGCAGCCCATGGCGCGTGGAAGCGCCATGGCCGGAGGCATCGACAAAGCAGGTTGAAAAAAAGGACGCTCGTCGCGGAGCGTCCTGAATGTCACCTCCCGCGGAGTGGGAGATGGCGTTTGCGCAGTGCCACTTGCGCGGAGACCTTACTCAGGGGAACGACGTCACCTTCTGCCAGTAGCTCGAGGCATTGGCGGCCGCACCGGTGTTGTTGATCACGTGCGAGATCTCACCGCCCGCACCGAGGAACACGGTGGAGATGTTGTGGAACTTCACGCCTGCCTTGACCGGCACTTCATAGGCATGGTCGATGGTCGGCGGCGTGGGCGAGAGGAACAGGCTGTAGCTGCCCATGCCCCAGGTCTCATGCGTATTGACCGCATCGGCCACCTTGTAGGCGGCGTAGCCCTTGGTCGTGCCGTTCATCCAGGCAGCCTGGTTCGGAACGTCGTACGGGATCTCGTTCTGGAAGAAGTAGGTCCGTCCGCCGTTGCCGTTCCACACCACGTTGTACTTCTGGAAGTGTTCGACGAAGAGGCCATACAGCGTCACGTCGTTGCCGTTGACGATCACACCGTTGTCCGAGGTGTTGATGTCCCAGGCCACGTTGTCACCGTGGTCCGCACGCCAGACCCAGAAGTGGTCGCCGATCACGTTGCTGCTGTTGATCGTGACACCCGAGGCGGCCTTGCCGACCGTGCCCGTGCCACCGACGCGGACGAACACGTCGAAGAGCGAGCTGGGGTTGGCGGCATGGCTGGCGGAAGCGCCGGTCGGGCCGACCTGCAGCAGCGTGGGCGAGCTGACGGTACCGGCATCGAACAGCAGGCCGGCGATCTTCACGCCATCGACGTCGGCGACCGACAGGGCCACCACACCGTTGTCCGGAATGATGGTGGCAAGGCCGATGCCCAGCACCACGGTGTCGGCACGCGTGACACGGATGGTGTCATTGACGTGATAGACGCCCGGGGTGAAGAGCAGGTTCTTGCCTTGTGCCAGCGCGGCGTTGATGTTGGCCGGCGTCGCGTTGTCGGCACGCACGATGTAGAAGGAGCTGATCGGCAGCGAGCTACCGGCCGGGTTGCCGCCCGCCCAGGTGGTGCCCACCGAGTTGGTGCGCACTGCAGGTACGAACACGTTGTACTTGCCCGCGCCATCCACGTAGAGGAACGGCTTTTCGCGCACCACCGGGGTCTGCGCGACGTTGGTCGCGGCCGGATCCGGGAAGGTGTTGGCCGGTGCGCCCGTGGTGCCGACGAAGACCATGTTCCACAGCACGTCGTAGAACGCGGTCAGTTCGGAGTTGCGGGTGAACCATTGCTGCTGGCTCTGTGCGTACACGTTGCCGATCTTGGAGTCGGCGAAGTAGCCACCGCTCGCCCAGCCGTATTGCGGCGAGAGGAACAGGTTGCCATTGACGTGCATGCGGCGGAACGGCACGGCCTGGGCGGCGGCCCAGTTCATGCTGCCCGAGGGCGGGTTGACCTGCAGGTTCTCGGCCGAGCGCCAGAAGTTCTGCGTGGCGTTGCCGGTGGCGCTGCCGTTCTGCCCCAACCAGTCGACTTCGATGCGGGTGCGGCCGTTGATCGTGGTCTGATCAGGCAGCAGGCCCAGGCCGGCGACGTGCGTGTAGAAGCCGAGGTTGGCGTCGACCGCGTAGGTGCCGGGCTTGAAAAGGAAGGCGTAGCGCTGCGGACCGAACTGGTTGGTCTGTTGCGCGGTGAAGGTCTGGTCGAGCTTGGACTGGATCGTCGCGACCGGGGTCGTCGAATCGTAGATGTAGACGTTCGGCCCGAAGTTCGGCGGGTTGTTGCTGTTGTCATCACCGCAGTTGTCGCTCACCTTCACCAGATCGAACCAGTTGAAGTTGAAGCCACCGGCCTGCATCGTGGCGCGCAACACATGCGAACCACCGGTCAGGCACACGGTGCCCGACTGCACGGTCGTCCAGCCTTGCGTGGCGGCGATCGCGGTCGTGGTGCCGGGCTGCTGGTCGACGGTCCAGGTCAGGCCGCTGGCGCCCCAGGCGTTGATACGGCTGTCGATGCGGTAGAGGCCCGAAGCCGGCACGTTGGCCTGGTACTCCAGCCATTCTCCCGCGGCCGTCCAGCCCACGTTGTAGCCGCCACCCGCGTCACCGGTGACTTCGATGTCCACATCATTGGTGCGGTACTGACCGCCCGCGTTGCCCGAAGTGGTGTCGTAGGCAGCGGTGTAGTCCTCGGCCTGGATGCGGCTGGACGGCTGGCTCACGCCCATCACCTTCATCGACCAGATCGAGTAGCCCCAGTTGTTGCCGGAACTGCGCTTGGTGCCGTTCATGCGCACATAGCGGTAGCTGCCGGACACCGGCACGGTGTCGGTGCGTGCACCGAAGACGCCGCCGGCGAAGCTCGCCAGCGTCGTGTAGTTGCTGTCGTCGTTGGAGCCCTGGATCTGGTATTCGGCGGCGTTGGCCGCTTCCCAGTCGATCACGACGGCGGTGATCGCAGTCGGGGCGCCGAGGTCAACACGGACCCAGGAGGGATCGGCGGCGTGGGCGGACTCCCAGCGGGTGCCTCCGTTGCCGTCGAAGGCATAGCTTGCAGGTTGAATCGCGGTACTGGCCGTGGCCGACTTGCCTTGCGCGACGTCGACCTGCGCATTGGCTTCGGCCCCCATCACAGCCAGGGCTGCACAAGCCAACTGGAGAAGCAACTTCATATTCTTTTGCAACACGTCATCCTCCTATGGGTTTCTCCGCGTGGACGCTTGCCGAGGGCGATTGCGCTGCGTCCGTTCAGTGCCGGACAACCCGCTTGCCACTTCCATCCGCTGCAGAAAACAGTGGTGTCTTCTCATCGCCCGTCGGCCCAGGCGGGCGCGGCGACGTAGTGCCTCCTCCTTCTTCTTTTCCTATCCCATGAACGCCGAAGCGGGCCGTCTTCGCGACCTTGCTTGCGGTTCCCTGCCAGGCACGACGCGCAGCCGCACCACTTCATTTGGAACCGGTTCCACTTCATCTCAAAAAAATGCCGACGGCGTAATTCGTGCGGCGATGTTTTCGAGTGGCGCGGACCATGGAACCGGTTCCACCTCAGATTGGCGCGCACTCTAACATCGAGATGTGCGGCGTGAAAAGCTCCCCTGCATAGGCGGCCGATCCTTGCCGCAGACGCACCTTGGTCTCACACCAACGTCATTCCCCCGCCAAGCGCGAGCCATATTGCAACTGACGGACGGCAATCAGCAATCACGCAGCTGGGCGAGCAAAAGATCTCTGTAATCCGCTTCCAGCAACGGTCTGTAGTTTCCTTCCACCCAGCCTGAACCACATGCCATACGGCGATGGATGGCGCATTGCAGCACGCACCCACGGACGGGAACATCCCTGCTCGAATCGCGAAGACCACCCGTGACGATGCTTCCGTCATGCCGATGTTCACGCCTCGCGAGCGAGCGAGCATGTCAGCGCCGCACAACCGGGCAGTCCGCCGTGGCAGCGTTTGCCGCGGGTGGCTACAGTCCC is a genomic window of Niveibacterium sp. SC-1 containing:
- a CDS encoding coagulation factor 5/8 type domain-containing protein: MVPTTRRKLLWLACTASVLAGLYGCGGGGSDSTSGSASTGGTTPGGTTTGGTDNKGGGDVVVDDPNDPPNFGPNVFVYDSSSSVVTIQAKLDTIFAQQETNQFGLQRYAFLFKPGTYNVDANIGFYTHVAGLGLLPDQTTISQARIEASWLEQPGWGGYKANATQNFWRSAENLQVSPPAVLQPDGQTDSVGDLNWGAAQAVPFRRMHVNGDMWLSPRWGWASGGYIADSKVGVVNAQTQQQWFTRNSEIGDFKQVLWNMVFVGTTGAPANTFPDPAATNVAQTPVVREKPFLYVNDAGKYNVFVPALRQNSTGTSWASGNPAGTSLPISSFYIVRADNATAANINAALGRGKNLLFTPGVYYLDDTIRVTRADTVVLGIGLATVVPRGGVTALSVADVDGVSVAGLLFDAGAESSPTLLEVGPSGSSANHATNPTALFDIFVRVGGTGTVGKAASGVTINSNNVIGDHFWIWRADHGDHVAWDINTSDNGVIVNGNDVTLYGLFVEHFQKFNVLWNGNGGRTYFFQNEIPYDVPDQASWMNGTTKGYAAYKVADSVDTHEAWGLGSYSYFTSATPPSIDHSYEVPVKAGVKMHNLATVFLNGGGEITHVINDTGGTAHADPNDSHAYWQQVTSFTAP
- a CDS encoding discoidin domain-containing protein, which gives rise to MKLLLQLACAALAVMGAEANAQVDVAQGKSATASTAIQPASYAFDGNGGTRWESAHAADPSWVRVDLGAPTAITAVVIDWEAANAAEYQIQGSNDDSNYTTLASFAGGVFGARTDTVPVSGSYRYVRMNGTKRSSGNNWGYSIWSMKVMGVSQPSSRIQAEDYTAAYDTTSGNAGGQYRTNDVDIEVTGDAGGGYNVGWTAAGEWLEYQANVPASGLYRIDSRINAWGASGLTWTVDQQPGTTTAIAATQGWTTVQSGTVCLTGGSHVLRATMQAGGFNFNWFDLVKVSDNCGDDNSNNPPNFGPNVYIYDSTTPVATIQSKLDQTFTAQQTNQFGPQRYAFLFKPGTYAVDANLGFYTHVAGLGLLPDQTTINGRTRIEVDWLGQNGSATGNATQNFWRSAENLQVNPPSGSMNWAAAQAVPFRRMHVNGNLFLSPQYGWASGGYFADSKIGNVYAQSQQQWFTRNSELTAFYDVLWNMVFVGTTGAPANTFPDPAATNVAQTPVVREKPFLYVDGAGKYNVFVPAVRTNSVGTTWAGGNPAGSSLPISSFYIVRADNATPANINAALAQGKNLLFTPGVYHVNDTIRVTRADTVVLGIGLATIIPDNGVVALSVADVDGVKIAGLLFDAGTVSSPTLLQVGPTGASASHAANPSSLFDVFVRVGGTGTVGKAASGVTINSSNVIGDHFWVWRADHGDNVAWDINTSDNGVIVNGNDVTLYGLFVEHFQKYNVVWNGNGGRTYFFQNEIPYDVPNQAAWMNGTTKGYAAYKVADAVNTHETWGMGSYSLFLSPTPPTIDHAYEVPVKAGVKFHNISTVFLGAGGEISHVINNTGAAANASSYWQKVTSFP